One window of the Eucalyptus grandis isolate ANBG69807.140 chromosome 8, ASM1654582v1, whole genome shotgun sequence genome contains the following:
- the LOC104456752 gene encoding small nuclear ribonucleoprotein Sm D2, which yields MSRAMEEDPTATKNEEEEFNTGPLSVLMMSVKNNTQVLINCRNNKKLLGRVRAFDRHCNMVLENVREMWTEVPKTGKGKKKAMPVNKDRFISKMFLRGDSVIIVLRNPK from the exons ATGAG TAGAGCAATGGAGGAAGATCCCACT GCTACCAagaatgaggaagaggaatttAACACAGGCCCACTGTCAGTGCTGATGATGAGTGTCAAGAACAATACACAG GTGCTCATAAATTGCCGGAACAATAAGAAGCTCCTGGGTCGCGTGAGAGCTTTTGATCGGCACTGCAACATGGTTCTTGAAAATGTTAGGGAGATGTGGACTGAG GTGCCAAAGACAGGCAAAGGTAAGAAGAAAGCCATGCCTGTCAACAAAGATAGGTTCATCAGCAAAATGTTCCTGCGAGGAGACTCTGTTATCATTGTTCTGAGGAATCCAAAATGA
- the LOC104456751 gene encoding caffeoylshikimate esterase, translating into MKMKEIVYQEEYIENARGVQLFTCGWWLCSSSPKALVFICHGYGMECSGFMRECGTRLARAGYGVFGIDYEGHGRSMGARCYIKKFENIVNDCDDFFKSVCAQDEYRGKSRFLYGESMGGAVALLLHKKDPAFWTGALLVAPMCKISEKVKPHPVVVNLLTRVEEIIPKWKIVPTKDVIDSAFKDPIKREQVRSNKLIYQDKPRLKTALEMLRASMRLEDTLHEVTLPFFVLHGEADVVTDPEVSKALYEQASSRDKTIRLYPGMWHGLTSGEPDDNIDIVFSDIIAWLDRRCNTDTDMDSFPAKPVLPSSNNGFIERFVTSSPAAAVMMNGKQRQRNRSYLCGLKGRRSFQHSAM; encoded by the exons atgaagatgaaggagattGTGTACCAGGAG GAGTACATAGAGAACGCCAGAGGGGTTCAGCTCTTCACCTGTGGCTGGTGGCTATGCTCGTCCTCCCCGAAAGCACTGGTTTTCATTTGCcacg GTTATGGCATGGAGTGCAGTGGCTTCATGAGAG AATGCGGAACGAGATTGGCCAGAGCAGGATACGGGGTGTTCGGGATCGACTATGAGGGTCATGGCCGTTCCATGGGAGCCCGATGTTACATCAAGAAGTTTGAGAACATAGTCAATGACTGCGACGATTTCTTCAAGTCCGTTTGCG CTCAAGATGAGTACAGAGGCAAGAGCAGGTTCCTGTATGGAGAGTCCATGGGAGGAGCCGTCGCGCTGCTTCTACACAAGAAAGACCCCGCCTTTTGGACCGGCGCCCTTCTTGTGGCACCTATGTGCAAG ATATCAGAGAAGGTGAAGCCGCACCCAGTGGTAGTGAACCTGCTCACGAGGGTGGAAGAGATAATCCCGAAATGGAAGATAGTCCCAACAAAGGATGTCATCGATTCCGCCTTCAAGGACCCTATCAAGCGAGAACAG GTGAGAAGCAACAAGTTGATATATCAAGACAAGCCACGGCTGAAAACAGCATTGGAGATGCTCAGAGCCAGCATGAGACTTGAAGACACCTTACATGAG GTGACTCTGCCGTTCTTCGTGCTGCATGGGGAAGCGGACGTGGTGACGGACCCGGAAGTGAGCAAGGCCTTGTACGAGCAGGCCAGCAGCAGGGACAAGACCATCCGGCTCTACCCGGGCATGTGGCACGGCCTCACCTCCGGCGAGCCCGATGACAACATCGACATCGTCTTCTCCGACATCATCGCCTGGCTCGACAGGCGCTGCAACACGGACACCGACATGGATTCCTTCCCTGCAAAGCCCGTCCTTCCATCGAGCAACAACGGCTTCATCGAGAGATTCGTGACATCCTCGCCGGCAGCAGCTGTGATGATGAATGGCAAGCAGAGGCAGCGGAACAGGAGTTACTTGTGCGGATTGAAGGGACGGCGCTCGTTCCAGCACTCCGCCATGTGA
- the LOC104456750 gene encoding outer envelope pore protein 16-4, chloroplastic: MKDELSDAVPCSSLAVDSILRVGTAGAIWGLCIGPYDARKSGLSGMPRASFVAKSVGKFSFQCGLVAGVFTVTRCGIQRYRRRDDWVNGLVAGAVAGAAVAAGTRSWTHVLGMAGLVSVCSAAADFSRTN, translated from the exons ATGAAGGACGAGCTCAGCGACGCCGTTCCCTGCTCCTCCCTCGCCGTGGATTCCATCCTCCGCGTCGGCACG GCAGGTGCGATCTGGGGGTTATGCATAGGTCCATACGATGCTCGGAAAAGTG GCCTTTCTGGGATGCCTCGGGCGTCCTTTGTG GCAAAATCGGTCGGCAAATTCAGCTTCCAATGCG GACTGGTTGCTGGAGTTTTTACAGTGACACGCTGTGGAATACAGAGATACCGAAGGAGGGATGATTGG GTAAATGGCCTGGTTGCGGGAGCTGTGGCTGGGGCAGCTGTTGCTGCAGGGACAAGAAGCTGGACGCATGTGCTTGGGATGGCTGGCCTAGTTTCTGTCTGTAGTGCTGCTGCTGATTTTTCCAGAACAAACTAG